The following proteins are co-located in the Polystyrenella longa genome:
- a CDS encoding ABC-2 transporter permease yields the protein MGAELALFAQSGPPTLSQILSSPGWIWTGITSVLVLAVFFGMQYFTQMGVIARATAKEAIRQPIFILLLLFGIFFLVLVTFLPFFSLGSDLKMMKDCGLMHILISCLLLAVWTSSTSIANEIEGKTAMTLLSKPVNRRQFIVGKLMGIVNAVFALWLPLSIMFLMLVFYKTIYESRESGESMELRMRFLLTFQMVPGLILILLESIVMASISVAISTRLPMFVNMVVCLVIFILGQLTPILVEQSAFKIEFVQFIAQWLATIIPSLESFNVQTAIQRDRLVPPEYLGWIALYSFLYSSVAMLFAFILFEDRDLA from the coding sequence ATGGGTGCTGAACTCGCTCTGTTTGCCCAAAGTGGTCCTCCCACGCTCAGTCAAATCCTTTCTTCACCAGGCTGGATCTGGACCGGAATTACTTCGGTATTGGTGCTGGCCGTCTTTTTCGGCATGCAGTACTTCACCCAGATGGGCGTGATTGCTCGCGCGACGGCGAAGGAAGCGATTCGCCAACCGATTTTCATTCTACTGCTGCTGTTTGGTATTTTCTTTCTGGTGCTGGTCACCTTTTTGCCGTTCTTCTCTCTGGGTTCCGACCTGAAGATGATGAAGGACTGCGGTTTGATGCACATCCTCATCAGTTGCCTCCTCTTGGCCGTCTGGACTTCGAGTACCAGTATTGCCAACGAGATTGAGGGCAAAACAGCAATGACATTGCTTTCAAAACCAGTCAACAGACGTCAGTTCATCGTGGGAAAACTGATGGGCATCGTGAACGCCGTCTTTGCCCTCTGGTTGCCGTTATCAATTATGTTTCTGATGCTCGTATTTTACAAAACAATTTATGAGAGCCGCGAGTCGGGCGAGAGTATGGAATTGCGGATGCGGTTTCTGCTCACTTTCCAGATGGTGCCAGGTCTGATTTTGATTCTGCTTGAATCAATCGTGATGGCCTCAATCAGCGTGGCGATCTCAACCCGCCTGCCGATGTTTGTGAACATGGTCGTCTGCCTGGTCATTTTCATTCTCGGCCAGCTGACCCCCATTCTGGTTGAGCAAAGTGCCTTCAAAATTGAATTCGTCCAGTTTATCGCTCAATGGCTGGCAACGATTATTCCATCACTGGAAAGTTTTAACGTACAAACGGCCATCCAGCGCGACCGATTGGTCCCGCCGGAGTACCTGGGATGGATTGCCTTGTATTCATTCTTATACAGTTCCGTGGCGATGCTGTTTGCATTCATCCTGTTTGAAGACCGGGACCTTGCTTAA
- a CDS encoding HD domain-containing protein, with the protein MIYSELVDRALRLSARAHRDQNRKASDLPYLMHPAAVTLILAQAGFEEEDNILAAALLHDVVEDTTVTLEELESKHIFPAEVIELVAELSEQKQDEKGNKIPWKPRKEHHLEVIRQSSDGACAIVLADKLHNLKSTLFDLEHEGPQVWDRFYSSEEEFLWYHHEMLSAADRDEKRIQRLIQENRHLLNELALASDGPEDK; encoded by the coding sequence GTGATTTATTCAGAGTTAGTTGACCGAGCATTGCGGTTAAGTGCCCGTGCCCATCGGGATCAGAACCGCAAAGCATCCGACCTGCCCTACCTCATGCACCCTGCGGCGGTCACGCTAATCTTGGCACAGGCTGGCTTCGAAGAAGAAGACAATATTCTCGCGGCCGCCCTCCTGCACGATGTTGTGGAGGATACGACCGTCACTTTGGAAGAACTGGAAAGCAAACATATCTTTCCCGCTGAAGTAATCGAACTTGTCGCGGAACTAAGCGAGCAGAAACAGGATGAAAAGGGAAACAAGATCCCCTGGAAGCCTCGCAAGGAACATCACCTTGAAGTCATCCGTCAATCAAGCGACGGCGCCTGCGCGATAGTGCTGGCTGACAAACTTCATAATCTGAAATCGACGTTATTCGACCTCGAACACGAAGGTCCCCAGGTCTGGGATCGATTCTATTCGTCTGAGGAAGAATTCCTGTGGTATCACCACGAAATGTTGAGTGCCGCCGATCGAGATGAAAAACGAATTCAACGGCTGATCCAGGAAAACAGGCACTTACTCAACGAATTGGCCCTCGCATCTGATGGACCGGAAGACAAATAG
- the kdsB gene encoding 3-deoxy-manno-octulosonate cytidylyltransferase: protein MSVIGLIPARERSTRLPNKLLLDQTGKPLLQYTWEAACSANKLDRVIVATDSRKIADVVTRFGGEVAITGEHPSGTDRIAEVVRNLGSEVSIAVNIQGDEPDIDPNQINSLVETLEQAPGVQMSTLGTPIREMSVLKDPSCTKVVCDEQGRALYFSRSMIPFCRDHNPEELLDDESPWLLHLGLYAYRRDFLLQLTELPPSRLEKLEKLEQLRALETGARIQVAVVEHRSVGIDTPEDYAQFVTRKIRRAA from the coding sequence ATGTCTGTCATCGGTCTGATTCCTGCCCGCGAACGATCGACCCGGCTCCCTAATAAGTTGCTGCTGGACCAAACTGGCAAACCCCTGTTGCAATACACTTGGGAAGCCGCCTGCTCCGCCAACAAGCTGGATCGCGTGATCGTGGCCACTGACAGCCGCAAAATTGCGGATGTCGTCACCCGCTTCGGCGGTGAAGTCGCGATTACGGGCGAACATCCTTCGGGAACCGACCGAATTGCGGAAGTCGTGCGGAATCTGGGTTCTGAAGTCAGCATCGCAGTGAACATTCAGGGGGATGAACCCGACATCGACCCGAACCAGATCAATAGTCTGGTCGAAACGCTGGAACAGGCCCCAGGGGTTCAAATGTCTACCTTGGGGACACCCATTCGGGAAATGTCGGTTCTGAAAGACCCTTCTTGCACTAAAGTTGTCTGTGATGAACAGGGGCGGGCTTTATATTTCAGTCGTTCCATGATACCGTTTTGCCGTGACCATAATCCGGAGGAACTGCTCGATGATGAGTCCCCCTGGTTACTCCATTTGGGACTGTACGCGTACCGTCGCGACTTCCTGCTGCAGTTGACCGAACTCCCGCCTTCGCGCCTGGAGAAACTGGAAAAGCTGGAACAATTACGAGCACTCGAAACGGGTGCCCGTATTCAAGTTGCCGTTGTAGAGCATCGCTCGGTTGGAATCGACACCCCTGAAGACTATGCTCAGTTTGTAACTCGCAAAATACGAAGAGCTGCCTGA
- a CDS encoding CTP synthase — protein sequence MTKYIFVTGGVVSSLGKGLTSASIGLLLERRGLKVRMQKLDPYLNVDPGTMSPYQHGEVYVLDDGSETDLDLGHYERFTNASLTRESNYTTGQIYQTVIHKERRGEYLGRTVQVIPHITDEIKKAILNLSHPDVDVVITELGGTIGDIEGLPFLEGIRQIPLEIGKDNCLFIHLTLVPYLKAAREAKTKPTQHSVGQLREIGIQPDILIVRTERPLERELTDKIAMFCNVEKRAVIVEVDTEYSIYEVPIGLAEDNIDKLIVEKLSLTQAGPLNLDDWQHLMHRIRHPEQEVTIAVVGKYIEHRDAYKSIYESLDHAGFSHNTRVLIKRIEAEELEKKDAELLLSGIDGLLVPGGFGMRGIEGKIKAIQFARENSIPFFGICLGMQCAVIEFARNVLHLDDANSTEFAGDSPHPVICMLEDQKTIVNKGGTMRLGAQPCVLREGSRSAEAYGSSEISERHRHRYEFNPNYRTEFEQAGMLAAGTSPSGNLVEIVEIQDHPWFVAVQYHPEFKSKPDNSHPLFRGFVESALSRHQDRSGLPV from the coding sequence ATGACTAAGTACATTTTCGTCACTGGAGGAGTAGTCAGTTCGCTGGGTAAGGGACTCACCTCGGCTTCAATCGGGCTTCTACTGGAGCGACGCGGCCTCAAAGTCCGCATGCAGAAACTCGACCCTTACTTGAATGTCGACCCCGGCACGATGAGCCCCTACCAACACGGGGAAGTCTACGTTCTCGATGATGGTTCCGAAACTGACCTCGACCTGGGCCACTACGAACGCTTTACCAATGCTTCTCTCACCCGCGAATCCAACTACACGACGGGGCAGATCTACCAGACGGTGATTCACAAAGAACGCCGTGGAGAATACCTGGGCCGAACTGTACAGGTCATCCCGCACATTACGGATGAGATCAAAAAGGCGATCTTGAACCTGTCCCATCCGGATGTTGACGTGGTGATCACGGAGCTGGGTGGCACGATCGGAGACATTGAAGGCTTGCCCTTCCTCGAAGGAATTCGTCAGATCCCCCTGGAAATTGGCAAAGACAATTGCCTCTTTATCCACCTGACGCTGGTCCCCTATCTGAAAGCAGCCAGAGAAGCGAAAACCAAGCCGACACAACATTCCGTTGGCCAACTCCGCGAGATCGGTATCCAACCCGATATTTTGATCGTCCGCACTGAGCGCCCTCTGGAACGAGAGCTTACCGATAAGATCGCGATGTTCTGTAACGTCGAAAAGCGTGCCGTGATCGTGGAAGTCGATACCGAATATTCGATTTATGAAGTCCCCATTGGGCTGGCCGAAGACAATATCGACAAGCTGATCGTCGAGAAGCTTTCTTTGACGCAGGCCGGTCCGCTGAACCTGGACGACTGGCAACATCTTATGCACCGGATTCGACATCCCGAGCAGGAAGTAACCATCGCCGTCGTCGGAAAATACATTGAGCATCGTGACGCTTACAAATCGATTTATGAATCACTCGACCACGCCGGCTTTTCACACAACACACGAGTGCTAATCAAACGAATTGAAGCAGAAGAACTGGAAAAGAAAGATGCCGAACTGTTACTGAGCGGTATCGATGGCCTATTAGTACCGGGCGGATTCGGTATGCGGGGTATCGAAGGCAAAATCAAAGCGATTCAGTTTGCTCGTGAGAACTCCATTCCGTTCTTCGGAATCTGTCTGGGAATGCAATGTGCCGTCATCGAATTCGCCCGGAACGTTCTCCATTTAGACGATGCCAACAGTACAGAGTTCGCCGGCGACTCGCCGCACCCCGTGATCTGTATGCTGGAAGATCAGAAAACGATCGTCAACAAGGGAGGTACCATGCGTCTGGGTGCTCAGCCTTGTGTCCTTCGTGAAGGTTCTCGCTCAGCAGAGGCGTATGGTTCGTCTGAGATCAGCGAACGACATCGACATCGTTACGAATTCAACCCGAACTATCGCACCGAATTTGAGCAGGCAGGCATGCTGGCTGCCGGCACCAGCCCGTCTGGTAATCTGGTCGAAATTGTTGAGATTCAGGATCACCCCTGGTTCGTGGCAGTCCAGTATCACCCCGAATTCAAATCGAAACCGGATAACTCGCACCCCCTGTTCCGCGGGTTTGTGGAATCTGCCCTCAGTCGTCATCAGGATCGTTCCGGACTGCCTGTTTAA
- the truB gene encoding tRNA pseudouridine(55) synthase TruB has product MSVIAFKKICGVLTVNKPVEMTSRQAVTEVEWHTRRLAREHGQKIRRATVKVGHAGTLDPLATGVLVVCVGKATQLVPWIQELPKTYRAEFTLGMRSNSDDIMGEVETVDNPPQPSRSEIEAALSRYQGTIEQVPPQFSAVHVDGKRAYALARRGEEVKLDARPVEIYDIEILDYNWPELTLNVVCGSGTYIRAIARDLGNDLGCGALMHGLARTAVGPFTLEDAIEIPHIKEQNWLPDLQPARVAVKHLPTYECSPSEEDWLINGRIIEAVGTGAWREGDIEIPVANSDGRLVCIATKKQKTGEQLQLKPRLVFKPTLYADSLEKTTPLPESQSSL; this is encoded by the coding sequence ATGTCTGTTATCGCGTTTAAAAAGATCTGTGGCGTACTGACGGTTAACAAACCGGTCGAGATGACATCGCGACAGGCAGTGACCGAGGTCGAATGGCACACCCGACGACTGGCGCGCGAACATGGCCAGAAGATTCGCCGGGCGACCGTGAAGGTCGGGCACGCGGGCACACTTGACCCTCTGGCAACCGGCGTTCTGGTTGTCTGCGTCGGCAAAGCGACCCAACTGGTGCCCTGGATACAGGAACTTCCCAAGACTTACCGGGCAGAATTCACCTTGGGAATGCGTAGTAATTCTGATGACATTATGGGTGAGGTCGAGACAGTCGATAACCCACCACAGCCTTCCCGTTCAGAAATCGAAGCGGCTCTTTCCCGCTACCAGGGGACGATCGAACAAGTCCCGCCCCAATTCTCAGCCGTTCATGTCGACGGTAAGCGTGCTTATGCCTTGGCTCGTCGCGGTGAAGAAGTGAAACTCGATGCGCGACCTGTCGAGATTTACGACATTGAAATTCTGGACTACAACTGGCCCGAGTTGACTCTTAATGTCGTCTGTGGTTCCGGCACTTACATCCGTGCGATTGCCCGTGATCTGGGTAATGACCTGGGCTGTGGAGCGTTGATGCATGGTCTGGCTCGAACTGCCGTGGGACCATTCACTTTGGAAGACGCAATCGAAATCCCCCACATCAAAGAGCAAAACTGGCTCCCCGATCTGCAACCCGCTCGCGTGGCCGTGAAACACTTACCCACGTATGAGTGCAGCCCTTCCGAAGAGGACTGGTTGATCAACGGGAGAATTATCGAAGCCGTCGGCACAGGTGCCTGGAGGGAGGGAGATATTGAGATCCCCGTTGCGAACTCCGATGGCCGACTGGTTTGCATTGCGACGAAAAAACAAAAAACCGGGGAACAGCTCCAGCTGAAACCCCGGTTAGTATTTAAACCCACTCTTTATGCAGACTCGTTAGAGAAGACTACTCCCCTTCCTGAGAGCCAGTCGTCACTGTGA
- a CDS encoding deoxyribonuclease IV encodes MGLLGAHMSIAGGYYKAANAAGEFEMECVQIFTKNNNQWKAKELTDKDVHLFRESMEKHHLSNACSHSSYLINMASPKPELWQKSVDAYVIELERAERLGLGGVVIHPGSYVESSPEEGLDKIVRGIDEVLERTDGAAVEIWLETTAGQGSNLGYQFPELQYLIDNAADSSRIGICIDTCHIHAAGYKITTEADFKKTMQEFDELIGTDRIRAFHLNDSKKEFGSRKDRHEHIGEGTIGVEAFRFLVNDKRFAKIPMYMETPKGERDGMQLDAMNLQTLRDLIKSPKKPKSSSK; translated from the coding sequence ATGGGACTTCTGGGAGCACACATGTCGATCGCCGGTGGCTACTACAAAGCCGCCAATGCTGCAGGCGAATTTGAGATGGAATGTGTCCAAATCTTCACTAAGAATAACAACCAGTGGAAAGCCAAAGAGTTAACGGACAAGGATGTCCATCTGTTTCGTGAGTCGATGGAAAAGCACCATTTATCGAATGCTTGCTCCCACTCAAGTTATCTGATCAACATGGCCAGCCCCAAGCCGGAACTGTGGCAAAAATCAGTGGATGCGTACGTTATCGAGTTGGAACGAGCCGAAAGACTGGGACTGGGGGGAGTGGTGATTCATCCGGGGAGTTATGTCGAATCGTCTCCCGAAGAAGGGCTGGATAAGATTGTCCGCGGAATCGACGAAGTTCTCGAACGGACAGACGGCGCCGCGGTCGAGATCTGGTTGGAAACCACGGCCGGACAAGGCTCAAATCTCGGTTATCAGTTCCCGGAATTGCAGTACCTCATCGATAATGCAGCCGATTCATCGCGGATTGGCATTTGCATCGATACCTGCCATATTCACGCTGCCGGATACAAAATCACGACCGAGGCAGACTTCAAAAAAACGATGCAAGAGTTCGACGAACTCATTGGGACAGACCGAATTCGGGCTTTTCACCTGAATGACAGCAAAAAAGAGTTCGGTAGCCGCAAGGACCGGCATGAACATATTGGCGAGGGGACGATTGGCGTCGAGGCGTTCCGGTTCCTGGTGAATGACAAAAGATTCGCCAAAATCCCGATGTATATGGAGACTCCTAAGGGAGAACGGGATGGCATGCAATTGGATGCTATGAATCTGCAAACGCTCCGGGATCTGATCAAGTCGCCGAAAAAGCCAAAATCGAGCTCGAAATAG
- a CDS encoding acylphosphatase, whose amino-acid sequence MQQLIIFHGHVQGVGFRYTTRQLARRFPVTGYVKNLPDGTVELFIDGDQDDLEQLVTAIQGRFERNFTRTEVTKQDTKEHYTSFDIRR is encoded by the coding sequence ATGCAGCAGCTAATTATTTTTCACGGTCATGTCCAGGGAGTCGGGTTCCGCTACACCACCCGCCAATTGGCCCGCCGATTTCCAGTCACCGGGTACGTTAAGAACCTGCCTGATGGGACCGTCGAACTCTTCATCGACGGTGACCAGGATGACTTGGAACAATTAGTTACTGCCATTCAGGGGCGTTTTGAGAGAAATTTCACCCGGACGGAAGTAACCAAACAGGATACAAAAGAGCACTACACTTCTTTTGATATCCGTCGTTGA
- a CDS encoding ABC transporter ATP-binding protein: MATVEKASVKRLLAGRHFLKGQRRFTLIWAVLASCIFCLALLTLFLLLDLLHTRGSVQINPDHEAEFRQLLPKFNSRVKIDLPVDLARMFKADGDGGEEVSESSTEDSDTNDKTKSESEVSNLSEKFTEKDSSHIRLRLDYFERGILPSVWWLRNTVWGYPVASAYDRITWLNTNTTALIFLILTLVFLMLLFNLMTSRIWNVSAQIGMEVAQKLRRELYRQVLRLGPADLCEQQQQHAVELFTKDTEEVRTSVESLAYRYARDTVLLVTLVLFALTLNWLLALECLIPLGACWYLIRQELIRFRESRALLDASANKTLNVLSQSFRNTRLVRAYGMETSEHETFSRNLDRLKERLLNVNRRERWSRWFCRMLILFCASIVLILVCMKVLIDSSNLPLAAGLSLLVTFIALHWPLKNLAKIPVEKKIAGHAADRIYRYLDNVPPVSQAVGAKFMSPLANSLAFESVHYQTESGQKLLNGLDLTVKAGEKIALVSLNRLECVAAANLISRFIEPSDGRLLIDGEDISWATLESLRAEIAYVGGNDQFFTGSVFENIRTGNNSFSHSAVMETAKQARAHNFILRLPNGYETILGPNGETLTPGQRFRLGIARALLRNPALLILAEPAEPLDTDTKSRLDDAYTQIIQGRTTIFLPNRLSTVRRVDRIALIHEGKVESIGTHAELVKKSPIYRHWEYMNFNAFRTNGSADCDS, encoded by the coding sequence GTGGCAACAGTCGAAAAGGCCTCAGTAAAACGGCTTCTCGCCGGACGGCATTTCCTGAAAGGGCAGCGACGCTTCACCCTTATCTGGGCAGTGCTCGCCTCGTGTATTTTCTGTCTGGCATTGCTCACTCTCTTTCTACTGCTCGACCTGCTCCACACGCGCGGTTCTGTTCAGATCAATCCAGATCATGAAGCTGAGTTCAGGCAACTGCTTCCCAAATTCAACTCGAGGGTCAAAATAGATCTCCCTGTCGATCTTGCAAGAATGTTCAAGGCTGATGGTGACGGAGGAGAAGAAGTATCAGAATCTTCGACTGAAGATTCTGATACGAACGACAAAACAAAGTCCGAGTCGGAAGTTTCCAATCTCTCTGAAAAGTTCACTGAGAAGGATTCGAGTCATATACGGTTGCGTCTCGATTATTTCGAAAGAGGGATTCTCCCTTCCGTCTGGTGGCTGAGAAATACAGTCTGGGGTTATCCCGTAGCGAGTGCTTACGACCGAATCACTTGGTTAAACACCAACACGACAGCGTTGATCTTTTTGATTCTGACGCTCGTATTTCTCATGTTACTATTCAATCTGATGACCTCCCGAATCTGGAATGTTTCCGCGCAGATCGGAATGGAAGTCGCCCAGAAACTTCGGCGCGAATTATACCGTCAGGTCCTTCGGCTTGGCCCGGCCGACTTATGTGAGCAACAACAGCAACACGCCGTCGAACTATTCACTAAAGACACAGAAGAGGTGCGGACCTCTGTGGAATCGCTGGCTTACCGTTACGCCCGCGACACCGTCCTGTTAGTCACCTTAGTCCTGTTCGCCCTTACTCTGAACTGGTTACTCGCTCTCGAATGTCTGATTCCCCTGGGAGCCTGTTGGTACCTGATTCGTCAGGAATTGATCCGGTTCCGGGAATCTCGCGCACTTCTCGATGCTTCCGCCAACAAGACGCTCAACGTCCTCTCGCAAAGTTTCCGTAATACGCGGCTCGTCCGAGCCTATGGCATGGAAACATCAGAGCATGAAACTTTTTCCAGAAATCTGGACCGATTAAAAGAGCGACTCCTCAATGTGAACCGACGGGAACGCTGGTCTCGCTGGTTTTGCCGAATGCTGATTTTGTTCTGCGCATCCATTGTGCTGATCCTTGTCTGCATGAAGGTCTTGATTGACTCAAGCAATTTACCACTGGCCGCCGGCTTAAGCCTGTTAGTCACTTTTATTGCGCTGCATTGGCCTCTTAAGAACTTGGCGAAGATCCCTGTCGAGAAAAAAATCGCCGGGCATGCGGCCGATCGAATTTATCGTTATCTCGACAATGTCCCTCCTGTCAGCCAGGCGGTCGGTGCAAAATTCATGTCACCCCTCGCGAACTCGCTCGCTTTTGAATCAGTTCACTATCAAACCGAATCTGGACAGAAATTACTCAACGGACTTGATCTGACTGTGAAAGCGGGCGAAAAAATTGCCTTGGTTTCACTCAATCGCCTGGAATGCGTCGCGGCTGCCAATCTGATTTCGCGATTCATCGAACCTTCAGACGGTCGTCTCCTGATCGATGGCGAAGATATTTCCTGGGCGACTTTAGAGTCATTACGGGCCGAAATTGCTTACGTAGGTGGAAACGATCAATTCTTCACAGGCTCGGTGTTCGAAAACATACGCACGGGAAATAATTCCTTTTCCCATTCGGCAGTCATGGAAACGGCCAAGCAGGCCCGTGCACACAATTTCATCCTACGTCTTCCCAATGGATACGAGACGATCCTCGGCCCGAACGGTGAAACTCTGACCCCCGGACAACGGTTTCGATTGGGAATCGCTCGCGCCCTGCTTCGCAATCCGGCACTCCTAATACTGGCGGAACCGGCGGAGCCCTTGGATACTGACACGAAATCACGACTGGACGATGCCTACACGCAGATTATACAGGGACGGACCACAATATTTCTGCCCAATCGGCTCTCCACTGTTCGGCGGGTCGATCGCATTGCCTTGATACATGAAGGTAAGGTTGAGTCGATCGGAACTCACGCCGAACTCGTCAAGAAGTCTCCCATCTATCGCCATTGGGAGTACATGAATTTCAACGCATTTCGAACCAATGGTTCCGCTGATTGCGATTCCTGA